CCTCACCGACACCGGGTCGTTCCATTACGGGAGCTCTTCGCCGGAAGCGTTCGAGGTGGCCGGGGAGATGGTCCGCCGGGGAGTCGATCCGTGGGCCGTGGCGGAACAGGTGTACGAGACGCAGAGCGCCCTCCGTCTCCGGCTGCTCGGCCGGGTGCTCGATTCCCTCGAGGTTTCCGCCGACGGAAGGGTGGCCAGCATCACCACGATGCGGGAAGACCTGCGGGAGTTCGCCTCCGGGAAGGACGCCCTCGAGGGATTCATCAACTACCCCCGCTCCATCGTCGGCGTCGAAGTCGCCGTCTCCTACCGGGAGGAGGAGGGGGGCGTCATCCGCGTGAGCTTCCGCTCCAAGGGGCGCGTCGACGTCTCCGCCGTCTCCGCCCGGTTCGGCGGGGGAGGGCACCGCAACGCCGCCGGATGCAGCGTCCCGGGGACCCTCGCCGACGTGAAGAAGATGATGCTCGAGGCGCTTGCGGCCGTGTTGTCGTGACGGCGGGGGTGCTGGTCGTCGACAAGCCCCGGGGGATCACCTCCTTCGACGCGGTCCAGGCCGTGGGACGGATCCTCAAGGAGCGGAAGTGCGGCCACGCCGGCACCCTCGACCCGATGGCCACCGGCGTCCTGCCGGTGTGCGTCGGAGCCGCCACGAAGATCGCGGGCTACCTCATGGAAGAAGAGAAGGAGTACGAGGCGGAGTT
The Deltaproteobacteria bacterium DNA segment above includes these coding regions:
- a CDS encoding bifunctional oligoribonuclease/PAP phosphatase NrnA, which gives rise to MRGDLSAICRVLREKDRFLVACHENPEGDAIGSELALALALRKMGKTATVLNADPVPANLLFLPGAGTVVFAEDGSKYDVAVVVDCGSPERTGRVAQELRKCPLLINIDHHRTNGDLGELTLVDPDAAATGLLIHRVLSAMGYEIGLDVATNIYVAVLTDTGSFHYGSSSPEAFEVAGEMVRRGVDPWAVAEQVYETQSALRLRLLGRVLDSLEVSADGRVASITTMREDLREFASGKDALEGFINYPRSIVGVEVAVSYREEEGGVIRVSFRSKGRVDVSAVSARFGGGGHRNAAGCSVPGTLADVKKMMLEALAAVLS